In the genome of Photobacterium sp. TY1-4, one region contains:
- a CDS encoding NIPSNAP family protein, with protein sequence MVTCYLKYVIDPSKVNAFEEYAKMWIPLVNKFGGQHHGYFLPSEGASNIALALFTFPSLAAYEEYRTKSFDDPECIRAFQFAEETQCIISYERSFFRPVLD encoded by the coding sequence ATGGTGACGTGTTATTTGAAATATGTAATCGATCCTTCGAAGGTCAATGCGTTCGAGGAATATGCAAAAATGTGGATCCCACTGGTGAATAAATTCGGCGGCCAACACCATGGCTACTTTTTGCCATCGGAAGGGGCGAGTAATATCGCCCTGGCATTATTTACTTTTCCAAGCCTGGCGGCTTATGAGGAGTACCGCACCAAGTCTTTTGATGATCCGGAATGTATTCGTGCATTTCAATTTGCCGAAGAGACCCAGTGCATAATCAGCTATGAGCGCAGTTTTTTCCGACCGGTACTGGATTAA
- a CDS encoding trans-sulfuration enzyme family protein, producing MKSKNISTLAVHGGQQQDAAHNALFPPIYTASSFIQPNLDEGGDFAYSRVSNPTRHAYETALAALEQGCYATATASGMAATALAVELLPHGSHIIAMKGVYGGTYRLFERLRKQNNQLSVDYIDLNDLDLVAQHIRSETKMIWIETPTNPLLELVDIASVCQLAKEHNLLTCVDNTFASAWNQTSLTLGADIVMLSTSKYIGGHSDLIGGALITNRDDLAKELDFIKTTVGAIASPFDAYLALRGMKTLALRMERQCSNALEVARFLESHPSVAEVHYPGLESHPQHALCQKQMRSGGAVVTVRLKGDLDTAKQFIGKLQYFVLAESLGGVESMLNHSASMSHGSMTPEERAAIGVYDTTLRLSVGIEDIQDLLADLEAALR from the coding sequence ATGAAAAGTAAAAATATCTCAACGTTAGCCGTCCATGGCGGCCAGCAACAAGATGCCGCCCATAACGCATTGTTTCCACCGATTTATACGGCCAGCAGCTTTATTCAGCCGAACCTCGACGAAGGGGGGGACTTTGCGTACTCCCGCGTCAGTAACCCAACCCGCCACGCTTACGAAACAGCCCTGGCAGCGCTGGAGCAAGGCTGTTACGCCACCGCAACGGCATCCGGGATGGCGGCCACGGCGCTGGCGGTTGAGCTGCTGCCGCACGGCTCGCATATCATTGCGATGAAAGGCGTTTATGGTGGCACTTACCGGCTGTTCGAGCGCCTGCGGAAACAAAATAACCAGCTGAGCGTTGATTATATCGACCTCAATGATCTGGATTTGGTTGCGCAGCATATCCGTTCGGAAACCAAAATGATCTGGATTGAAACTCCGACCAACCCGCTGCTGGAGCTGGTTGATATTGCGTCTGTCTGTCAATTGGCGAAAGAGCACAATCTACTGACCTGTGTTGATAATACTTTCGCCAGCGCCTGGAACCAGACGTCACTGACGCTGGGGGCAGATATCGTGATGCTATCGACCAGCAAATATATCGGCGGCCACTCGGATCTGATTGGCGGGGCGCTGATCACCAACCGGGATGATCTGGCGAAAGAGCTGGATTTTATTAAAACCACCGTGGGGGCGATTGCTTCGCCGTTCGATGCCTATCTGGCGCTGCGCGGGATGAAAACGCTGGCCCTGCGGATGGAGCGTCAGTGCAGTAACGCGCTGGAAGTAGCCCGTTTTCTTGAATCTCACCCGAGCGTGGCCGAAGTGCATTATCCGGGACTGGAAAGCCACCCTCAGCATGCGCTGTGCCAAAAACAGATGCGTAGCGGCGGCGCGGTAGTGACGGTGCGTCTGAAAGGCGATCTGGACACGGCCAAGCAGTTCATCGGCAAGCTGCAGTATTTCGTCCTGGCCGAGTCCCTGGGTGGGGTCGAGAGCATGCTGAACCACTCGGCGTCCATGTCTCATGGCTCGATGACGCCTGAAGAGCGTGCCGCAATTGGTGTGTATGACACCACACTGCGTCTGTCGGTCGGGATTGAAGATATTCAGGATCTGCTTGCCGATCTTGAAGCCGCACTACGCTAA
- a CDS encoding LysE family translocator: MFPFEVFVTYTLACVLLVISPGPDNLLAIGRGLSQGKWAAVISGMSSGAGILFHVLAATFGLTLLIQTSELAFYAVKIVGAAYLIWLGVKVLRSRTLFSLEPAKKQSLKVIFSTGFLSAALNPKPGMFVLAFVPQFVNPELGSVTVQMVGYGVWFAALTAMGFSLMGIFSSQLSNWLRNKPKLVSGLNIGAGATFVTSGLAVALMKQR; the protein is encoded by the coding sequence ATGTTTCCTTTCGAAGTTTTTGTCACATACACGCTTGCATGCGTCCTACTAGTGATCTCTCCCGGTCCGGATAATTTACTGGCGATTGGCCGTGGGTTAAGCCAGGGGAAATGGGCTGCGGTGATCTCCGGGATGTCTTCGGGCGCCGGGATCCTGTTTCATGTCCTGGCGGCAACCTTCGGGTTGACTTTGTTGATTCAAACCTCAGAACTGGCATTTTACGCCGTGAAAATTGTCGGTGCCGCGTATCTGATCTGGCTGGGGGTAAAAGTTCTGCGCTCGAGAACTCTTTTTTCGTTAGAGCCGGCTAAAAAACAGTCTTTGAAGGTGATCTTTTCAACCGGCTTTCTGTCTGCCGCGCTGAATCCAAAACCCGGAATGTTTGTGCTGGCCTTTGTGCCACAGTTTGTGAATCCGGAATTAGGCTCCGTGACCGTGCAAATGGTGGGTTATGGGGTCTGGTTTGCTGCGCTGACGGCAATGGGTTTTAGCCTGATGGGAATCTTTTCATCACAACTTTCGAATTGGCTCCGAAATAAACCGAAACTGGTCTCCGGGCTGAATATTGGCGCCGGTGCGACCTTTGTGACATCCGGGTTAGCCGTTGCATTGATGAAGCAGCGATAG
- a CDS encoding aromatic ring-hydroxylating oxygenase subunit alpha has product MSNVNQTIIPIELVDRVLNPISEATGMPNDAYTNAEYFTFERDQVFGNTWVCIGFASDLVKNGYVMPVDFMNLPLLLMKNRQGEVQVFHNVCSHRGMKLVHEAGEVQGMIRCPYHSWTYDLDGNLKGTPHIGGIAKHKDDRFKCEKHGLKPLRSAVWMDMVFVNLSGDAPSFEQHIAPLEQRWQQFLGDDGLGLLRRVNMGGNLEIEVNSNWKLAVENYCEAYHLPWVHPSLNSYSRLEDHYNIMFDERFAGQGSLAYNLSDTAGTHLPKFPSWPEDKLRHAEYIALFPNVLLGIQADHAFAMMIEPISADKSIEHLRIFYVGDEATKDEFAACRTATVESWRVVFGEDIGAVEGMQQGRHSPGFGGGVFSPEMDVPTHFFQTWLAKQVKSAMEA; this is encoded by the coding sequence ATGAGCAATGTCAATCAAACCATTATCCCTATTGAACTGGTCGATCGCGTCCTCAACCCCATCAGCGAGGCGACCGGGATGCCGAACGACGCTTACACTAACGCTGAATACTTTACGTTTGAGCGCGATCAGGTGTTTGGTAATACCTGGGTCTGTATTGGTTTTGCTTCCGATCTGGTCAAAAACGGCTATGTGATGCCCGTAGATTTCATGAACCTGCCACTGCTGCTGATGAAAAATCGCCAGGGGGAAGTTCAGGTGTTCCATAACGTCTGTAGTCACCGTGGGATGAAGCTGGTGCATGAAGCCGGTGAGGTGCAGGGAATGATCCGCTGTCCGTATCACTCCTGGACCTATGATCTGGACGGCAACCTGAAAGGCACACCGCATATCGGTGGGATCGCCAAGCACAAAGATGACCGCTTCAAGTGTGAAAAACACGGTCTGAAACCGCTTCGCTCTGCGGTCTGGATGGACATGGTGTTTGTCAATCTGTCAGGCGATGCGCCAAGTTTCGAGCAGCATATTGCACCGCTGGAGCAACGCTGGCAGCAATTCCTTGGTGATGACGGGCTCGGCCTGCTGCGCCGGGTGAACATGGGCGGCAACCTGGAAATTGAAGTCAACAGTAACTGGAAGCTGGCGGTGGAAAACTACTGCGAAGCCTACCACCTGCCTTGGGTGCATCCGAGCCTGAACAGCTACTCGCGGCTTGAAGATCACTACAACATCATGTTCGACGAGCGTTTTGCAGGTCAGGGAAGTCTGGCTTACAACCTGTCGGATACTGCGGGCACCCACTTGCCGAAATTCCCGAGCTGGCCGGAAGATAAGTTGCGCCACGCCGAATATATCGCGCTGTTCCCGAATGTCTTGCTGGGGATCCAGGCGGATCATGCTTTCGCCATGATGATCGAACCTATCAGTGCCGATAAGAGTATCGAGCACCTGCGTATCTTCTATGTCGGTGATGAAGCGACCAAAGATGAATTCGCCGCCTGTCGCACCGCAACCGTGGAGTCCTGGCGCGTGGTGTTCGGAGAAGATATCGGTGCCGTGGAAGGCATGCAGCAGGGCCGTCACTCGCCTGGCTTTGGCGGCGGGGTGTTCTCGCCGGAGATGGATGTACCGACCCACTTCTTCCAGACCTGGCTGGCCAAACAAGTGAAATCGGCGATGGAGGCCTGA
- a CDS encoding LysR substrate-binding domain-containing protein yields the protein MKIKPLPPLNSLVAFEASARHLSFTLAAEELNVTQGAISRQIRQLEEYLGKAMFTRANRSIHLTPTGLQYYQSVSQSLMDIAQITGEVKKWQGEQKITVATTNAMAALWLLPKVAEFQNEHDDIDLRILASDNILDLRRLDCDLALFYCRTPPAEMEVTTLFSEEVFPVCSPAYLEKIGQPTAPEAVFSKTLLFLEESQRDWVNWEEWFEAVGLPNITPRNRMNINNYPMLLQAAINGQGIALAWGSLVDDYLQSGVLVRPVEHVLKTPSNFSMLEPKGRGLVPASVKRFREWLLQQLPDAVGEKGLV from the coding sequence ATGAAAATCAAACCCCTACCACCACTAAACAGCCTCGTTGCGTTTGAAGCCTCGGCCCGGCATCTGAGTTTTACCCTAGCGGCCGAAGAGCTGAACGTAACGCAGGGTGCCATCAGCCGGCAAATTCGTCAGTTGGAAGAGTATCTGGGTAAAGCCATGTTTACCCGGGCCAATCGCAGTATCCACCTAACCCCGACCGGCTTGCAGTACTATCAGTCGGTGAGTCAGTCGCTGATGGATATTGCGCAAATTACCGGAGAAGTGAAGAAGTGGCAGGGCGAGCAGAAAATCACGGTGGCAACCACCAATGCCATGGCGGCGTTGTGGTTGTTGCCGAAAGTGGCTGAATTTCAGAATGAGCATGATGATATCGATCTGCGGATCCTGGCTTCGGATAATATTCTTGATTTACGGCGGCTGGATTGTGATTTGGCGTTGTTTTACTGCCGGACCCCGCCGGCGGAGATGGAAGTCACCACGCTGTTTTCAGAAGAAGTCTTCCCGGTCTGCAGTCCGGCTTACCTGGAAAAAATCGGCCAGCCCACAGCGCCAGAAGCGGTGTTCAGCAAAACTCTGCTGTTCCTGGAAGAGTCGCAGCGCGACTGGGTGAACTGGGAAGAGTGGTTTGAAGCCGTGGGTCTGCCCAATATCACGCCGAGGAACCGGATGAATATCAATAATTATCCGATGTTGTTGCAGGCTGCAATTAACGGTCAGGGAATTGCCCTGGCCTGGGGGTCGCTGGTCGATGATTACCTGCAAAGTGGAGTGTTGGTCAGGCCGGTCGAGCATGTATTAAAAACCCCGTCGAATTTTTCGATGCTTGAGCCGAAAGGCCGGGGCCTCGTTCCGGCCAGTGTGAAGCGTTTCCGTGAATGGCTGTTACAGCAATTACCGGATGCGGTGGGAGAGAAAGGACTGGTCTAG
- a CDS encoding NfeD family protein, whose protein sequence is MEFITEHLPQVLMILGVLALITEVAVLGMSTFILLFLGLSLLITGILMNVAVLDSTLTTALWSNTLLTAALAIVLWKPLKQMQDSKGAKEIQSDFAELTFTLESDVDDRGLTQYAYSGISWKLKSRQPLAAGTQVKVVKKEVGVMWVEALGS, encoded by the coding sequence ATGGAATTCATAACCGAACATTTACCCCAAGTCCTCATGATCCTCGGCGTTCTCGCGTTGATCACTGAAGTCGCCGTGCTGGGAATGTCGACTTTCATCTTACTGTTCCTGGGACTGTCGTTACTGATCACCGGGATCTTGATGAATGTTGCTGTCCTCGACAGCACGCTGACCACGGCACTCTGGAGCAATACCCTGCTCACCGCCGCTCTGGCGATTGTCTTGTGGAAACCGCTCAAGCAGATGCAGGACAGCAAAGGGGCGAAAGAGATTCAGTCTGACTTTGCGGAGTTAACCTTCACCCTTGAAAGTGATGTGGACGATCGCGGGCTGACTCAGTACGCCTACTCCGGCATCAGCTGGAAACTCAAGAGTCGGCAGCCGCTTGCGGCCGGCACTCAGGTCAAAGTCGTCAAAAAAGAAGTCGGCGTGATGTGGGTTGAAGCGTTGGGGTCTTAA
- a CDS encoding slipin family protein, which yields MDPVFQILDVILNVEVFLLIFVLVLLKSSVKFVPQNRAWLIERFGKYQSTKEAGLNFIVPFIDRIAADRSLKEQAQDVPSQSAITKDNISLIVDGVLYFRVLDPYKATYGVDDYVFAVTQLAQTTMRSELGKMELDKTFEERDMLNTNIVTAINQAAEPWGIQVLRYEIKDIVPPNSVMEAMEAQMKAERVKRAQILESEGDRQAAINVAEGKKQSQVLAAEADKAEQILRAEGEAKAIIAVAEAQAEALRKVGEAANTEQGQKAIQLDLATKAISAKEAIAKESSVVLLPDGNTDASSLVAQGMSIINAINQKRNS from the coding sequence ATGGATCCAGTGTTTCAAATTCTCGACGTTATTTTGAACGTCGAAGTCTTTCTGCTTATTTTTGTTTTAGTCCTGCTGAAGAGCAGCGTGAAATTTGTGCCGCAAAACCGCGCCTGGTTAATCGAGCGCTTCGGTAAATACCAATCCACCAAGGAAGCCGGACTAAACTTTATTGTGCCGTTCATCGACCGCATTGCTGCCGATCGCAGCCTGAAAGAACAAGCGCAAGATGTCCCGTCACAATCAGCCATTACCAAAGACAATATTTCCCTGATCGTTGATGGTGTGCTTTATTTCCGGGTTCTGGACCCTTATAAAGCCACCTATGGCGTCGATGATTATGTGTTTGCCGTCACGCAATTGGCACAAACCACCATGCGTTCTGAATTGGGTAAAATGGAGCTGGATAAAACCTTCGAAGAACGCGACATGCTCAATACGAATATTGTAACCGCGATTAACCAGGCTGCAGAGCCATGGGGCATCCAGGTATTGCGTTATGAAATCAAAGATATTGTGCCGCCAAATTCCGTCATGGAAGCTATGGAAGCACAAATGAAAGCTGAGCGAGTTAAACGTGCGCAAATCCTTGAATCAGAAGGTGACCGTCAAGCCGCCATTAACGTCGCTGAAGGTAAAAAACAGTCGCAGGTTCTGGCCGCTGAAGCTGATAAAGCTGAACAGATCCTCCGCGCTGAAGGTGAAGCGAAAGCGATCATTGCCGTTGCCGAAGCGCAAGCCGAAGCCCTGCGTAAAGTCGGTGAAGCCGCCAATACCGAACAAGGTCAAAAAGCGATTCAGCTGGATCTGGCAACCAAAGCGATTTCAGCAAAAGAAGCAATTGCCAAAGAATCTTCCGTAGTCCTGTTACCGGATGGCAACACAGATGCCAGCTCGCTGGTGGCGCAAGGCATGTCGATTATCAATGCCATTAACCAAAAGCGAAACAGTTGA
- a CDS encoding alpha/beta hydrolase family protein, translating into MKKVISFLGMLMLSFSANAVDGTETGLQVKRIYSPDRQRDVEIYYWYPTNARGDAEAFGQSKVFLSTDVIRDAEIAPGQYPVVLLSHGGMRSAFVHTGWIAAALVKQGYFVVVPKPPGFDALQPQSAPHELVRRPSDISLALSSLKQHPALDQYVDHRRVFGAGFFLGGTAMMTLAGAKISPDAYKTSCEQEGVNIDCQWLSTNRVDFTAIRDELITGTTTDPRIKAYVVINPELTQTFDEQSLKAISVPVTVLDLSGSENAALAPAKSLSEIPQLKLSRVSAATPYSAFSRCSEIGLQILTAEGADDMCIEPGAVTRAAHHRKIIAEMIEVFK; encoded by the coding sequence ATGAAAAAAGTGATCAGTTTCCTCGGCATGTTAATGCTGTCTTTCAGTGCCAATGCCGTGGACGGTACCGAGACAGGCTTACAGGTAAAGCGAATATATAGCCCGGATCGTCAGCGGGATGTCGAGATTTACTACTGGTATCCGACCAATGCGCGGGGCGACGCTGAAGCCTTTGGCCAGAGTAAAGTGTTTCTCAGTACCGATGTGATACGGGACGCTGAGATTGCGCCGGGGCAATATCCGGTGGTTCTGTTGTCCCATGGCGGCATGCGATCCGCATTTGTGCATACCGGTTGGATTGCCGCCGCTTTGGTCAAGCAAGGTTACTTCGTGGTGGTGCCAAAACCGCCCGGCTTTGATGCGCTCCAACCGCAGTCTGCACCCCACGAATTGGTGCGCCGGCCCAGCGATATCTCTCTGGCACTATCTAGCCTCAAGCAACATCCTGCACTGGATCAATATGTCGATCACCGCCGGGTGTTTGGCGCCGGATTTTTTCTTGGGGGAACCGCCATGATGACGCTTGCAGGTGCAAAAATCAGCCCGGACGCCTATAAAACATCGTGTGAGCAAGAAGGTGTCAATATTGACTGCCAATGGCTCTCAACCAATCGAGTTGATTTCACAGCCATTCGGGATGAGTTGATCACCGGGACAACAACGGACCCACGCATCAAAGCATATGTGGTGATCAACCCTGAATTAACCCAAACCTTTGACGAGCAGAGCTTAAAGGCGATTTCAGTGCCGGTGACAGTGCTTGATCTCTCCGGATCTGAAAATGCGGCTTTGGCCCCGGCAAAATCACTGTCAGAGATCCCACAGCTCAAACTGAGCAGGGTGAGTGCGGCAACGCCCTATAGTGCGTTTAGTCGATGTTCAGAAATCGGGCTTCAGATCCTCACTGCAGAAGGAGCAGATGATATGTGTATAGAGCCTGGTGCTGTGACTCGAGCGGCGCATCATCGAAAAATCATTGCTGAAATGATCGAGGTATTCAAATGA
- a CDS encoding Na+/H+ antiporter NhaC family protein, whose product MQDYGIWTVITPLVTITLAVLTRQVILSLLAGAVVGYTVMAGFNPVAGVQHTLDKVIEVFASAGNTRTILFCFMVGGIIRLVQVTGGTQGMVHWLTEKAHVINNRYAVQLLAMLTTMLIFIESSISLMSAGTVTRDLAGRYNISREKMAYIIQSSCVASCSSIIMNGWGAAMMAIIGVQISQGYLEGEPFNILLHAMPYNLMAWFSIASVLFYIFSQKSWGPMKVADQRAAVGKALRDGAFPIAGDDEVQTLQTKQHGHPLHFIIPLLTTVVMVPVGLYITGDGNIAHGSGSTAVFWAVMAGTAVSFVYFIARRVLTVDQFFTHLLAGYSSMMPLGAIMTLAFLMGNLSAEMHTGQYITQSIEGVIPAGFSASFVFLIAALMSLATGTSWGTFAIMIPIGVQIGVATGIDPHMMIGAAISGAIFGDMTSPISDTGIVSSMATGNDHIDHIRTQFPYVLLTGAAAAISFALLGWLPLM is encoded by the coding sequence ATGCAAGACTACGGAATCTGGACCGTGATCACTCCACTGGTCACCATTACCCTGGCGGTGCTCACCCGTCAGGTCATTCTGTCGCTGTTGGCCGGCGCTGTGGTGGGTTATACCGTGATGGCTGGCTTTAACCCGGTGGCGGGCGTGCAGCACACCCTGGACAAAGTGATTGAGGTCTTTGCCTCTGCGGGCAATACCCGCACCATTCTGTTCTGCTTTATGGTAGGGGGCATTATTCGCCTGGTGCAGGTGACTGGCGGTACTCAGGGGATGGTACACTGGCTGACCGAAAAAGCGCATGTGATTAACAACCGCTACGCCGTTCAGCTGCTGGCGATGTTGACCACCATGTTGATCTTTATCGAAAGTTCGATCTCGCTGATGTCCGCCGGGACGGTCACTCGGGATCTTGCTGGCCGGTACAATATTTCGCGGGAAAAAATGGCCTACATTATTCAGTCCTCCTGCGTGGCGAGCTGCTCCAGCATCATCATGAATGGCTGGGGCGCGGCGATGATGGCGATCATCGGCGTGCAGATCAGCCAGGGCTATCTGGAAGGGGAACCCTTCAATATCCTGCTCCACGCGATGCCGTATAACCTGATGGCCTGGTTCTCCATTGCCAGCGTGCTGTTTTACATCTTCAGCCAGAAATCCTGGGGGCCGATGAAAGTGGCCGATCAACGGGCCGCCGTTGGTAAAGCGCTGAGAGACGGCGCGTTTCCGATTGCAGGTGATGATGAAGTCCAGACGCTGCAAACGAAGCAACACGGTCATCCGCTGCACTTTATCATTCCGTTGTTGACAACGGTTGTGATGGTACCTGTGGGACTATATATCACCGGTGACGGCAATATTGCCCACGGCTCGGGCTCAACCGCGGTCTTCTGGGCGGTGATGGCGGGAACGGCGGTTTCTTTCGTCTATTTCATCGCCCGTAGGGTGCTGACGGTCGATCAATTCTTCACCCATCTGTTAGCTGGCTATTCATCGATGATGCCGCTGGGTGCCATCATGACTTTGGCTTTCCTGATGGGGAACCTGTCGGCAGAAATGCATACAGGGCAGTACATCACCCAAAGCATTGAAGGCGTGATCCCGGCCGGGTTCTCGGCAAGCTTCGTCTTTCTGATTGCAGCGCTGATGTCGCTGGCCACCGGTACTTCCTGGGGCACCTTCGCCATTATGATCCCGATTGGGGTACAAATCGGCGTGGCAACCGGGATTGATCCCCACATGATGATCGGCGCGGCGATTTCTGGCGCTATTTTCGGAGATATGACGTCGCCCATCAGTGACACCGGGATCGTCTCATCAATGGCAACCGGCAATGATCACATCGATCATATCCGGACCCAGTTTCCTTATGTGCTGCTGACCGGTGCAGCGGCGGCGATCAGCTTCGCCTTGCTGGGCTGGCTGCCCCTGATGTAA
- a CDS encoding LysR substrate-binding domain-containing protein has protein sequence MLATLFESPAFAPEWADRTFRIAMSDYGAQVILPQLLREIRAVAPHIQLVVTQGSRDAMITQVIDGEADLAFGVFPKMPQELQSEILFQEAFVCVAAK, from the coding sequence TTGCTCGCGACGCTATTTGAGTCTCCGGCATTTGCCCCCGAGTGGGCCGATCGGACTTTTCGTATCGCGATGTCTGATTATGGTGCCCAGGTGATCCTGCCTCAGCTGTTAAGGGAAATTCGCGCGGTTGCACCGCATATTCAGCTGGTTGTCACACAGGGGAGCCGGGATGCCATGATCACTCAGGTGATTGATGGTGAAGCGGATCTTGCTTTCGGTGTCTTTCCAAAAATGCCACAAGAACTTCAGTCCGAAATACTCTTTCAGGAAGCGTTTGTTTGTGTTGCCGCTAAATAA
- a CDS encoding BCCT family transporter — MRATSGILKGLNPTVTIASKIVVIGFVLFCAILANQAGQYFETISSILLQNMKWFYIGLVSLVVGFLLYLMVSRYGHIRLGKDDEKPEFNYLSWVAMLFSGGMGIGLIFWSVAEPMWHYADNPFTEGLTNQSAATSMKLTFFHWGLHPWSVFIIVALALAYFSYRKDLPFTLRSILYPLIGERIYGPIGHTVDILTVAVTAFGISQTLGMGVIQINSGLNQAFGLDISLGTQLVIIVVLCTCAVASVLSGVGKGIRRLSEWNMLLSLLLVMVVLYIGPTRYILNTLLESTGAYAQNIVGMSLWSDAQNDSGWQNWWTAYYWPWWMTWAPFVGMFVARISKGRTIRELIGGALIIPTLITFLWISVFGGAALKVEQDARIAHQAQVVAAQEANQEPPAAFTGGPILEATKADTTRALFTLFDNLDADLFGKLLSTLACLLLGTYFITSADSGTLVLCTLDAAGDSEPPTSIRVLWGIMIAAIAGVLLYAGGLKAMQTASIIAGFPIAIFIAVMSFTLFHCIRREPKPWAMLPEHVHPEQEKLDGPVEPLVEAKTEAAPAAQATYQAKPDPDTTPPLTPKPLLGS; from the coding sequence ATGAGAGCAACATCAGGGATACTGAAGGGACTCAACCCGACGGTGACGATTGCATCAAAAATTGTCGTCATTGGTTTTGTCCTGTTCTGCGCGATTCTCGCCAACCAGGCCGGACAATATTTCGAAACCATTTCCAGCATCTTATTGCAGAATATGAAGTGGTTTTATATTGGATTAGTCTCACTGGTGGTCGGGTTTCTACTGTATTTGATGGTCAGCCGCTATGGCCATATTCGACTCGGCAAAGACGATGAAAAACCAGAATTTAACTATCTGTCGTGGGTGGCGATGCTGTTCTCCGGCGGGATGGGGATCGGGCTGATTTTCTGGTCGGTGGCCGAACCGATGTGGCACTACGCCGACAATCCGTTTACTGAGGGTCTCACCAATCAGTCCGCGGCAACGTCCATGAAGCTGACCTTTTTCCACTGGGGCTTACATCCCTGGTCTGTGTTTATTATTGTTGCGCTGGCGCTGGCCTATTTTTCTTATCGTAAAGATCTCCCCTTTACCCTCCGCTCTATCCTGTACCCTTTGATTGGGGAGCGCATCTATGGCCCGATTGGTCATACGGTGGATATTCTGACCGTCGCCGTCACAGCCTTTGGGATCTCCCAAACGCTGGGGATGGGGGTGATTCAAATCAATTCCGGCTTAAACCAAGCCTTTGGTCTCGATATCAGCCTGGGCACCCAGCTGGTGATTATTGTCGTCCTCTGTACCTGCGCCGTCGCTTCTGTGCTGTCAGGCGTTGGTAAAGGGATCCGCCGCTTGTCGGAATGGAATATGTTACTGTCACTGCTACTGGTTATGGTGGTGCTCTACATCGGCCCGACCCGGTATATTCTCAACACCTTGCTCGAAAGCACCGGTGCTTATGCACAAAACATCGTTGGCATGAGCCTGTGGAGCGACGCGCAAAATGACTCCGGCTGGCAGAACTGGTGGACCGCCTACTACTGGCCATGGTGGATGACCTGGGCACCGTTTGTCGGCATGTTTGTCGCCCGGATCTCGAAAGGTCGTACCATTCGAGAACTGATCGGCGGTGCGCTGATTATCCCAACCCTGATCACCTTCTTGTGGATTTCTGTCTTCGGCGGCGCGGCGCTGAAAGTCGAGCAGGATGCCCGGATAGCCCACCAGGCACAGGTGGTCGCAGCACAAGAAGCCAATCAGGAACCACCGGCAGCATTTACCGGCGGCCCAATTCTCGAAGCGACCAAAGCCGATACCACCCGCGCATTGTTTACCTTGTTTGATAACTTGGATGCCGATCTGTTCGGAAAACTCCTGAGTACCCTCGCCTGTTTGCTGCTGGGGACGTATTTCATCACCTCGGCGGACTCCGGCACTCTGGTGCTGTGTACCCTGGATGCAGCCGGTGACAGTGAGCCGCCGACCTCTATCCGGGTGCTCTGGGGGATCATGATTGCAGCGATCGCCGGTGTGTTGCTCTATGCCGGCGGCCTGAAAGCCATGCAAACCGCATCAATTATTGCCGGTTTCCCCATTGCTATCTTTATTGCCGTGATGAGCTTCACCCTGTTCCACTGCATCCGCCGCGAGCCAAAACCGTGGGCCATGCTGCCGGAACACGTCCATCCGGAGCAAGAGAAACTTGACGGCCCGGTTGAGCCATTGGTGGAAGCCAAAACAGAAGCCGCGCCAGCAGCGCAGGCAACGTATCAAGCGAAGCCGGATCCAGACACAACACCACCGCTCACTCCAAAACCGTTACTCGGGTCATAA
- a CDS encoding DUF3955 domain-containing protein, translating into MKTLKTFWLSVVLLGISLLCGVSYHLIGSSVDDNGFLVEPFGFIPLFWLFLLLAVVSFVVTWIRVWSRRNHDDSA; encoded by the coding sequence ATGAAAACCCTGAAAACATTTTGGCTATCGGTCGTGTTACTGGGGATCAGCCTGCTCTGCGGGGTGAGTTATCATCTGATAGGTTCATCCGTTGATGACAACGGTTTCCTGGTGGAGCCGTTTGGATTCATCCCGTTGTTTTGGCTGTTTCTGCTTTTGGCGGTGGTTTCGTTTGTGGTGACGTGGATCCGTGTTTGGTCTCGCCGAAATCATGATGACTCGGCATAG